The sequence TCAAAGATAAATTTTGGTAAATATCTTTTTGATAAATTATGATAAATTAATAGTTATACCTTTGATATATATGGTAAATTATTTTGTGCAGGGCATAAAAAAACCAGCCGAAGCTGGTTTTTTATATGTATGAGTCTCAACCCAAACGGTTGTATGACATTTGCCATCTACCGACAACTAAGCCCTGAATGTGAAACTCGCTTTGATCAGTTTCAGATACAAACCATTTTTCGTAAGTTGAATTATCGCTGATGACTACCAGCTTGTCCTTAAGCAGCTGTAAGCGTTTGATATGAAAGTTGTCTCCATAAACGAACGCATAAATCCCATCACCTATCAACCGGTTTACCGTAACGTCTATAACGACAAGATCCCCAGGGAAAATAGTCCCGAGCATGCTATCTCCGACAACCGTGCAGATTTTCAGGGAGGTAGGGCTACGCCCACCAAACATCCTTTTAGCTTCCTCTGGATCAAGTTCAATCGATTTAACTATTTCAGGATAGTCCATGTTCATCCTGCCACTTCCGCAACTGAACTCAGTGTCCATCACCTCAATTCGGTATTGTTGCTGATTTTTTGTCAGTGGATTTATGAAAAAGTTAGGCTTGGTACCAGATGCATCAACATCTGCTCTCTTTGAATCCATCCAGCCATGGGGCAGGCCCATACTTGATTCAATTCTCCTAGCTATTATGTCGCCAATGTTACGAGAGGCGTTAGAGCCAGATAACTGACTCAGTTGAGAAGGGGGTATACCAATTTTTTCAGCAATTTGTGCCTTGGTATAACCTTCCACGATGTACTCACCAATCAACCTGTTTAGGTTCTGGCGTCGAATGTTTTTTATGTCCATGACCAAATACTCCCACTTTTTAGCAATATGATAAATACCCAATTTGATAAATTTATCTTGCCTCATAGTTATCGTAAAGATAAACTTTACCAAAATGATAAATTGAGGTGTGGGTATGGAAAACGAACTTCTTTCCTGGCGTCGTGCTTCCACTAAAGAAGAGTGGCACGCTTTGGCAGTTAAGAGCGGTACATCAACAGGATATTTGAATCTTATTGCCTACGGATACAGAAATGCGTCACCAAAACTTGCAACTTCTATTGAAGCAGCAAGTAGAACTTTTGTGGGTAAAAAACCCCTCAAGCGAGAAATGCTTGTTTTCCCACATCCGGGCAATGAGGTGTGACATGTCACGGCATGCTGGAGGAATCATGAATCACTCTGACTTCGTACGTAAATATACATTCGATAACCCACTTCAGCGGTTGGTCATGCTTCGCATTTTGATGGGCGGATCTATGGATGGAGAGGGGGAGCGAGTTATCGATCATCAGGTCCTGGCTGAATTCTGTTGCTGCTCAAAACAAGCCATGTTTAAGGAGATCGAGGCACTTGAACGCGCAGCTTGCCTGAAAGTGAGAAAAATTGGTGCCCACGATACAGGCCTTAAAACTCGGATTGAGCCAGCTCGCGGCTACACAATCACGCCAGTTCAGGAGTTTGTATGAGTAGCAAAATTCTCGGTAACGTCTGGGACGCATGCGCCGCGCATGACATTAAGGGTGCCAAACTGGTGATTATGGCTCGCCTGGCTGACTACTCGAATGATGAAGGTGTCTGCTATCCGAGTGTTGAGACCATCTGCCGCCAGTTGGGTCTGGGGGAAAGCACGGTCAGGACCGCTATTGCAGAACTTGAGTCTGCCGGTTGGCTGCGTCGTGAATTCCGCCGTAAAGGTAATCGCAACACGTCCAATCTTTATTATTTGAATGCTGATCGTCTCGAGGCTCTGGCACGCATTGAGAAAGACAAAGTGGCAGCGCTGAAACAGCAGCGCAGGGCTAACGGTTTTCACCCGTCAGATTCTGAACCTTCAAATTCTGAACCGTCAGGTTCTGGATGTTCAAACGGTTTTCACCCTTCAGTATCTGACAAAAATGGTGTTTTCACCCGTCAGAATCTGACCCCAGATCCACAAGTAAATTCAAAACATGATCCACAAGTAAATTCAAAACAAGAATCACAAGATATTGGCGCATGTGGGAAAGTCCATTCTGAAAATCGCTCTTCCAAAGAGAACTATTCCAACGAGTTCGAGCAGGCCTGGCAGGCATACCCTAAACGTGCTGGCGGTAATTCTAAAGCTGCTGCCTGGAAAGCCTGGAAAGCTCGAATCAAAGACGGTGTTACCACTGTGGCAATGCTGGATGGCGTAAATCGCTATGCGGCATATGTCCGCGCAACCGGTAGCGCCGGAACGCAGTACGTGAAACAGGCGGCGACCTTCTTTGGTCCCGATCGGCATTTCGATGAGTCATGGCAGGCGCCTGCAGTTGCGGCAAGCGGTCGATCTGGGGGACTGCCGGTTTCGGGGTTTAGTGAACAAGACTATGGCCAATCAGACTGCAACTGGTAAGCAGGAGAAATCACAATGCTGAGTATTAAACAACGCGAAGAAAGGGAAGCTCTGGTGGCAAAGCGCGAAGGGCTTCGTGAAGAACTGGCGTTTGCTGTTGAACATAAAAAACCGTGGCAGTGGGGAAGCTGGGAGTCAGGGAACGTCCACGCCGCCGCCTGTGAAAAACATGGTGATTATCAGCGTATTTCCCTCACTGGAAAAGCCTATCGAGGCGTTGAAAATGTTAAGCACTCCCAATGCCCGGAGTGTGTGAAAGCGGAACTCGCTGGCATTGAATCCAGTCTGCGTACATTGCGAGTAGCCGACCTGATAGACAATGCTGGGATTGCACGACGGTTCGAAGCATGTGAATTCGATAACTACCATTCCATCAATCAGGATGCCGCCAAAAATCTCGCGGCTTGTCAGCGTTATGCCAGTAGCTGGCCTGAGCGACTTAATGCCGGTACCGGGCTTGTTATGACCGGCAATTGCGGCACCGGCAAAAACCACCTGGCAGTGGCTATGGCAAAGAGCATCATCCGCGATCACCTTGCGAATGTGGAAATCACCGATGTCATGCGCCTAACCCGGGCGGTAAAAAGCACATGGCGCCACAATGCCGAAATGACCGAGGAAGACGTCATTGAACGCTTTGCTTCACTGGATCTGCTGATTATCGACGAAGTTGGTGTTCAGTTCGGCAGCCCGACTGAAATGACCATCCTGCAGGAAATTATCAATGCCCGGTACGAAAGCATTTTGCCAACCATCCTGATCAGCAATCTCACATTTGACCAGCTGAAAGAGACTATTGGTGAGCGAATCGTGGACCGGGTTACAGATGGTGGCCGCAACCGTCTGGCATTTGGCTGGGGAAGTTTCCGTGCCATCGCGTCAGGAGTTGTAGCATGACTCCTGTCTGGAAAAATGAAGATCTGGAAGGTGCGGTGATCGGCGCAATTTTTCTGCGTGGAGCCGACCCTGAGGTACTGGATATTCTTTCCAGGGTGCCGGCCACCGCTTTCTCGGTACCGCAGTATCGGGAAATATATACTGGGATCTGCCGTCAGGCGCGTGGAGCTGGCGTTATTGACCCTGTACTGCTCTGCGAAAACATGCCAAAGCACAGCGCAATCATTATGGATTCGAGCCGTATCGCATGGGCCAAGTCAGCGCTTGTGTCATACGTTGCCACGCTTGAGCGTAATGCAGCTGTTCGTGATGCCGAAGCTGTGATTGAAAGGGCGCTGGCTGATCTACGGAGTGCTCACAATGGTGATGCGGCTTTATCGGCATTCAGGGCTGCACAGAACAGCATTGCCGCAATTTCTCTCGAAGAAAAGACCGTTCAGCCAGTTCATATAGACGACATTCTTCCTGCTGTAGTGGATCGGGTAGATGCACGCAACCGCGGCCTCGAAGAAGCCAGAAGCCTCATGACGGGCATTGAAGAGCTTGATGCAAAGACTGGAGGCATTGAACCAACAGACCTGGTGTTTATCGCTGCGCGGCCGTCGATGGGTAAAACTGAATTGGCGCTGGATATCATCGACAAAGTTTCTGAGCAGGGCCGCGGTGTGCTGTTCTTCAGCATGGAAATGCCAAATATCCAGATCGGTGAGCGAATGGTATCTGCTGCGGGTGGTATGTCTGTTTCACGCCTGAAAAAGGCTGCTGATTTTGAGGATGAGGACTGGGCCAGGCTGACAAATGGTGTAGAACGGCTGACTGGTCGTAGCATCTGGATGGTTGATTCCACCGATCTGACAGTAGATCAGATTCAACAGATAGCTACCCGCCTGCAACTGGCGCATCCGGAAATAGCGCTGGTGGTGGTGGATTATCTGGCACTCATCAAAATCGAAAGCACTGCACGATATGACCTTGCCGTCGGCGAAGTGTCAAAAGGACTAAAACGTCTGGCTAAATCTAATAAAACGCCGGTGCTTGCCCTGAGCCAGCTTTCTCGTGGCGTTGAGTCGCGGCCCAATAAGCGTCCGATGAACTCAGACCTCAAAAATTCGGGTGAGATTGAAGCGGATGCTGATCTGATCATGATGCTTTACCGAGATGAAGTTTATAACCCTGAGTCGCCAGCGAAGGGGATTGCGGAAATTAACGTGACTAAACAGCGCAACGGTGAGCTGGGCACGATCTATCGTCGATTCTATAACGGGCACTTCCTGCCAATTGACCAGGAGTTAGCAAAACAACGTTCCGCGCCGCAGCAGAAAGCCCATACCAGACGTTACTCAAAAGAAAGGCATTCCAGCAATGCAGACTATTAAAAACATCAAAGCAGCGGGGGCAACCTTATGAAGTTGGAAGCATCACTCAAACATTTCAGCCCTCAGGGAATGCACATCAGCGACGACGTGAAAGGAACTTCTCCGGATCGCCTTACAGGAACAGATGTAATGGCGGCAATTGGCACCACCAGCAGCCGTGCGCGCTTCGGACTGGCGGCGTTCTTCGGTAAAGCGGGAATCAGCAAAACGGATGAACAGCTCGCAGTTCAGGCGCTGGCGCGATATGCGATGGATGTCGCACCGAAGAATGTTCGCAAAGCAGCTGGTGGGCAGTTCGGATGGTGCATGCAGATGTTGGCACAATTTGCCTTTGCTGATTATTCACGTTCGGCGGCTACAAGCGTGACGTGTCACAGCTGCAGTGGTACCGGACGAACAACCCGCGAACAGATTACCCGCAAGGTTTCGTACCCATGGGGTAAAGCTCCATACTGGGCCTGCCGCTCTCGTGCTGTTCGACCGTCTGACTGGGAGCAGTGGATGGAGGTAACAGAGGTTGTACCGGCGGTCTGTGATGCTTGCGAAGGCAAGGGAACGATCAGCGCCCGTTGTCGTTGCGGCGGTAAAGGCGAGGTTCTAGACCGCAAGGCCACATGCGAGCGCGGCGCGCCGGTGTTTAAAACCTGCGAGCGCTGCAGCGGAAATGGATTTTC comes from Enterobacter kobei and encodes:
- a CDS encoding S24 family peptidase, whose product is MRQDKFIKLGIYHIAKKWEYLVMDIKNIRRQNLNRLIGEYIVEGYTKAQIAEKIGIPPSQLSQLSGSNASRNIGDIIARRIESSMGLPHGWMDSKRADVDASGTKPNFFINPLTKNQQQYRIEVMDTEFSCGSGRMNMDYPEIVKSIELDPEEAKRMFGGRSPTSLKICTVVGDSMLGTIFPGDLVVIDVTVNRLIGDGIYAFVYGDNFHIKRLQLLKDKLVVISDNSTYEKWFVSETDQSEFHIQGLVVGRWQMSYNRLG
- a CDS encoding transcriptional regulator, encoding MENELLSWRRASTKEEWHALAVKSGTSTGYLNLIAYGYRNASPKLATSIEAASRTFVGKKPLKREMLVFPHPGNEV
- a CDS encoding transcriptional regulator, with amino-acid sequence MNHSDFVRKYTFDNPLQRLVMLRILMGGSMDGEGERVIDHQVLAEFCCCSKQAMFKEIEALERAACLKVRKIGAHDTGLKTRIEPARGYTITPVQEFV
- a CDS encoding helix-turn-helix domain-containing protein; the encoded protein is MSSKILGNVWDACAAHDIKGAKLVIMARLADYSNDEGVCYPSVETICRQLGLGESTVRTAIAELESAGWLRREFRRKGNRNTSNLYYLNADRLEALARIEKDKVAALKQQRRANGFHPSDSEPSNSEPSGSGCSNGFHPSVSDKNGVFTRQNLTPDPQVNSKHDPQVNSKQESQDIGACGKVHSENRSSKENYSNEFEQAWQAYPKRAGGNSKAAAWKAWKARIKDGVTTVAMLDGVNRYAAYVRATGSAGTQYVKQAATFFGPDRHFDESWQAPAVAASGRSGGLPVSGFSEQDYGQSDCNW
- a CDS encoding ATP-binding protein, giving the protein MLSIKQREEREALVAKREGLREELAFAVEHKKPWQWGSWESGNVHAAACEKHGDYQRISLTGKAYRGVENVKHSQCPECVKAELAGIESSLRTLRVADLIDNAGIARRFEACEFDNYHSINQDAAKNLAACQRYASSWPERLNAGTGLVMTGNCGTGKNHLAVAMAKSIIRDHLANVEITDVMRLTRAVKSTWRHNAEMTEEDVIERFASLDLLIIDEVGVQFGSPTEMTILQEIINARYESILPTILISNLTFDQLKETIGERIVDRVTDGGRNRLAFGWGSFRAIASGVVA
- a CDS encoding replicative DNA helicase, whose translation is MTPVWKNEDLEGAVIGAIFLRGADPEVLDILSRVPATAFSVPQYREIYTGICRQARGAGVIDPVLLCENMPKHSAIIMDSSRIAWAKSALVSYVATLERNAAVRDAEAVIERALADLRSAHNGDAALSAFRAAQNSIAAISLEEKTVQPVHIDDILPAVVDRVDARNRGLEEARSLMTGIEELDAKTGGIEPTDLVFIAARPSMGKTELALDIIDKVSEQGRGVLFFSMEMPNIQIGERMVSAAGGMSVSRLKKAADFEDEDWARLTNGVERLTGRSIWMVDSTDLTVDQIQQIATRLQLAHPEIALVVVDYLALIKIESTARYDLAVGEVSKGLKRLAKSNKTPVLALSQLSRGVESRPNKRPMNSDLKNSGEIEADADLIMMLYRDEVYNPESPAKGIAEINVTKQRNGELGTIYRRFYNGHFLPIDQELAKQRSAPQQKAHTRRYSKERHSSNADY
- a CDS encoding antitermination protein — protein: MKLEASLKHFSPQGMHISDDVKGTSPDRLTGTDVMAAIGTTSSRARFGLAAFFGKAGISKTDEQLAVQALARYAMDVAPKNVRKAAGGQFGWCMQMLAQFAFADYSRSAATSVTCHSCSGTGRTTREQITRKVSYPWGKAPYWACRSRAVRPSDWEQWMEVTEVVPAVCDACEGKGTISARCRCGGKGEVLDRKATCERGAPVFKTCERCSGNGFSAVPSTAAYKVILKRVPDLHVRTWTRNWKPFLEALVSICQQEEGNAAREFQSATSLGEEGDEI